The following are encoded in a window of Manihot esculenta cultivar AM560-2 chromosome 8, M.esculenta_v8, whole genome shotgun sequence genomic DNA:
- the LOC110621708 gene encoding uncharacterized protein LOC110621708 isoform X3 has translation MKGGKNFCTTVGTLTQRKPDSVLAVMFNGRHTLCEDHEKVLTHAQIYLRKMSAFQIFSFSFLLLDMFDLLLIKFNEMAFSATPSIFFSFLFFFCLSQATILSWRIAINFVAGMHSWSCTKKGYVLIGTKSILVIVVPALNKAEY, from the exons ATGAAGG GAGGGAAAAATTTTTGCACAACTGTTGGTACTTTGACGCAGCGTAAACCTGATTCAGTCCTTGCTGTGATGTTCAATGGTCGGCATACATTGTGCGAGGACCATGAGAAGGTATTAACTCATGCCCAAATTTATTTGAGGAAGATGAGCGCATttcaaatattttctttttcttttttgcttcTTGACATGTTTGATCTTCtacttattaaatttaatgagaTGGCCTTCTCAGCAACTCcctctattttcttttcttttcttttctttttttgtttgtcGCAAGCAACAATTCTGTCATGGAGAATAGCAATTAATTTTGTAGCTGGGATGCATTCATGGAGTTGTACGAAGAAG GGATATGTCTTGATAGGGACAAAAAGCATTTTAGTCATAGTGGTTCCGGCACTTAACAAAGCTGAATATTAA
- the LOC110621708 gene encoding uncharacterized protein LOC110621708 isoform X1, protein MLSVVATDLWCVYFSGGKNFCTTVGTLTQRKPDSVLAVMFNGRHTLCEDHEKVLTHAQIYLRKMSAFQIFSFSFLLLDMFDLLLIKFNEMAFSATPSIFFSFLFFFCLSQATILSWRIAINFVAGMHSWSCTKKGYVLIGTKSILVIVVPALNKAEY, encoded by the exons ATGCTCTCAGTTGTTGCAACTGATTTATGGTGTGTGTATTTTTCAGGAGGGAAAAATTTTTGCACAACTGTTGGTACTTTGACGCAGCGTAAACCTGATTCAGTCCTTGCTGTGATGTTCAATGGTCGGCATACATTGTGCGAGGACCATGAGAAGGTATTAACTCATGCCCAAATTTATTTGAGGAAGATGAGCGCATttcaaatattttctttttcttttttgcttcTTGACATGTTTGATCTTCtacttattaaatttaatgagaTGGCCTTCTCAGCAACTCcctctattttcttttcttttcttttctttttttgtttgtcGCAAGCAACAATTCTGTCATGGAGAATAGCAATTAATTTTGTAGCTGGGATGCATTCATGGAGTTGTACGAAGAAG GGATATGTCTTGATAGGGACAAAAAGCATTTTAGTCATAGTGGTTCCGGCACTTAACAAAGCTGAATATTAA
- the LOC110621708 gene encoding uncharacterized protein LOC110621708 isoform X2 produces MKGRGKNFCTTVGTLTQRKPDSVLAVMFNGRHTLCEDHEKVLTHAQIYLRKMSAFQIFSFSFLLLDMFDLLLIKFNEMAFSATPSIFFSFLFFFCLSQATILSWRIAINFVAGMHSWSCTKKGYVLIGTKSILVIVVPALNKAEY; encoded by the exons ATGAAGGGTA GAGGGAAAAATTTTTGCACAACTGTTGGTACTTTGACGCAGCGTAAACCTGATTCAGTCCTTGCTGTGATGTTCAATGGTCGGCATACATTGTGCGAGGACCATGAGAAGGTATTAACTCATGCCCAAATTTATTTGAGGAAGATGAGCGCATttcaaatattttctttttcttttttgcttcTTGACATGTTTGATCTTCtacttattaaatttaatgagaTGGCCTTCTCAGCAACTCcctctattttcttttcttttcttttctttttttgtttgtcGCAAGCAACAATTCTGTCATGGAGAATAGCAATTAATTTTGTAGCTGGGATGCATTCATGGAGTTGTACGAAGAAG GGATATGTCTTGATAGGGACAAAAAGCATTTTAGTCATAGTGGTTCCGGCACTTAACAAAGCTGAATATTAA